One Anthonomus grandis grandis chromosome 12, icAntGran1.3, whole genome shotgun sequence DNA window includes the following coding sequences:
- the LOC126743340 gene encoding uncharacterized protein LOC126743340 yields the protein MPFDQNKRALTSFELEELVLNLDLDQSDIGDLSSESGDEVDVDFYLYEGKGSSVESSLFKTPEKLDVGSRMVLELTETLPIGVSVYTDRHFTSISLIDVLLSRQITLAGTIMASRIPKNAIPQTDN from the exons ATGCCTTTTGACCAAAATAAGA gggCCTTAACCAGCTTCGAGCTAGAAGAATTAGTTCTTAATCTGGACCTAGACCAATCAGATATCGGCGATTTATCATCGGAGAGTGGGGATGAAGTAGATGTGGACTTTTATCTCTATGAAGGAAAAGGATCATCTGTCGAATCATCGCTATTTAAAACACCAGAAAAACTAGACGTAGGTAGCAGAATGGTGCTGGAGCTGACCGAAACTTTGCCGATAGGAGTATCAGTGTATACTGACCGTCATTTTACTTCAATATCTTTGATTGATGTTCTTTTGTCAAGACAAATAACTTTGGCTGGTACAATAATGGCTTCTAGAATTCCCAAAAACGCAATTCCGCAAActgataattaa